One part of the Mycolicibacterium aromaticivorans JS19b1 = JCM 16368 genome encodes these proteins:
- a CDS encoding IclR family transcriptional regulator yields the protein MTLTVEKSGETPSAVIDRISLVLDSFDGPGRLTLAQIVRRTGLPRSSAHRMLERLVALRWLRRDGRDYELGMRLVELGSLALHQDRIHRAAIPLLRDLHRATGLVVHLAVLDGSDVVYLEKIGEQLGAAIPTRVGSRQPAHCTAIGKAILADKDVTEVDLSDRKTRFSIATAPQLAAEMAKVRAHGVAFEREESLPGFGCVAAPIGPDGHAVAAVSVCGPMNRMAFDSRLVAPVRMTAMAIWRSAEGGPDRVAPTLQPLRPLRTGPAPRPIGRLQPA from the coding sequence ATGACACTGACTGTCGAGAAGTCGGGCGAGACACCGAGCGCCGTCATTGACCGGATTTCGCTGGTCTTGGACTCATTCGACGGTCCGGGTCGACTGACGCTCGCGCAGATCGTCCGTCGAACGGGCCTCCCGCGGTCGTCGGCGCACCGCATGCTCGAGCGCCTCGTCGCATTGCGCTGGCTGCGCCGCGACGGCCGCGACTACGAACTCGGGATGCGGCTGGTCGAACTGGGATCGTTGGCACTGCATCAAGATCGCATCCATCGGGCCGCCATCCCACTACTGCGCGACCTGCACCGGGCAACGGGGCTCGTCGTGCACCTGGCGGTTCTCGACGGCTCCGATGTGGTGTACCTGGAGAAGATCGGTGAGCAACTGGGAGCGGCGATCCCGACTCGCGTCGGCAGTCGGCAGCCGGCCCACTGCACGGCGATCGGCAAAGCGATCCTCGCCGACAAGGACGTCACCGAGGTTGACCTGTCCGACCGCAAGACCCGGTTTTCGATCGCCACCGCTCCGCAGCTGGCCGCCGAGATGGCCAAGGTTCGCGCGCACGGCGTGGCCTTCGAACGTGAAGAGTCGCTGCCCGGCTTCGGGTGCGTAGCGGCGCCCATCGGCCCGGACGGTCACGCGGTGGCAGCAGTCTCGGTGTGTGGACCGATGAATCGGATGGCCTTCGACAGCCGACTGGTGGCACCGGTGAGAATGACGGCCATGGCTATCTGGCGAAGCGCCGAGGGCGGTCCGGACCGAGTCGCTCCCACGCTGCAGCCGCTTCGTCCACTGCGCACCGGCCCCGCGCCCCGCCCCATCGGGCGTCTGCAGCCGGCGTGA
- a CDS encoding FAD-dependent oxidoreductase — MTVDDDVSPVPASTIDHWDHEADVVIVGYGIAGAAAAVEAARGGADVLVLERTGSWGGAAAMAGGFIYLGGGTPIQKACGFEDSPSNMAAFLNVAMGPGADEARIADYCDGSLEHFDWLTDCGVPFKPEFWGEPGWEPPGDQGLMFTGGENAYPFNTIAEPAPRGHIPQMTGKVAGEKSGGFMLMKPLVETATSLGVRAVYDVRAQTLIVESDGRVAGVLARQYGETVRVRARRGVMLAAGSFAYSESMVKQFAPAIAGRPAASIEQHDGRAIRMAQALGADLAHMDATEVAFLIDPQQTVRGVLVNGLGQRYVPEDMYSGRIGQLTLYRQQDTAYLIIDGDAQEDAMAATSATPFLKRPATWVCETVAELEAEIGLPVGSLQATIGAYNAAAARGEDPLLHKKPEWIKPVGVPVGAIDLRASCGGFTLGGLMTSLNGEVLHVSGNPIPGLFAAGRCTAGLAAWGYASGVSLGDGSFYGRRAGRAVAKA, encoded by the coding sequence ATGACAGTCGACGATGACGTCAGCCCGGTCCCCGCATCGACGATCGACCATTGGGACCACGAGGCCGATGTGGTCATCGTCGGCTACGGAATCGCCGGTGCGGCGGCGGCGGTGGAAGCGGCGCGTGGCGGCGCCGATGTGCTGGTGCTCGAACGCACCGGGTCGTGGGGTGGCGCCGCGGCGATGGCCGGTGGCTTCATCTACCTGGGCGGCGGTACCCCGATCCAGAAGGCCTGTGGTTTCGAGGATTCGCCGTCGAACATGGCGGCCTTCCTCAACGTGGCGATGGGGCCGGGGGCTGATGAAGCCCGCATCGCGGACTACTGCGATGGCAGCCTGGAGCACTTCGACTGGCTGACGGACTGCGGTGTGCCGTTCAAGCCGGAGTTCTGGGGTGAGCCCGGGTGGGAGCCGCCCGGCGACCAGGGTCTGATGTTCACCGGCGGCGAGAACGCCTACCCGTTCAACACGATTGCCGAACCCGCTCCGCGCGGCCATATCCCGCAGATGACCGGCAAAGTCGCCGGCGAGAAGAGCGGCGGCTTCATGTTGATGAAGCCGCTGGTCGAAACCGCCACCTCGCTCGGCGTGCGGGCGGTCTACGACGTGCGGGCGCAGACGCTGATCGTCGAATCCGACGGCCGGGTGGCAGGAGTGCTGGCGCGCCAATACGGCGAGACGGTGCGGGTGCGGGCCAGGCGCGGGGTCATGCTGGCCGCCGGCAGCTTCGCCTACAGCGAGTCGATGGTCAAGCAGTTCGCCCCGGCCATCGCGGGACGCCCCGCCGCGTCCATCGAACAGCACGACGGCCGCGCGATCCGGATGGCGCAGGCACTCGGCGCGGACCTGGCACACATGGACGCCACCGAGGTGGCGTTCCTGATCGATCCGCAGCAGACCGTGCGCGGCGTTCTCGTCAACGGCCTCGGTCAGCGCTACGTCCCCGAGGACATGTACTCCGGCCGGATCGGGCAGTTGACGCTGTACCGGCAGCAGGACACCGCCTACCTGATCATCGACGGCGACGCACAAGAGGACGCGATGGCGGCGACATCGGCCACGCCGTTCCTCAAGCGGCCAGCGACGTGGGTATGCGAAACGGTCGCCGAGCTGGAGGCCGAGATCGGTCTCCCGGTCGGCTCCCTTCAGGCGACGATCGGCGCCTACAACGCGGCGGCCGCGCGCGGCGAGGATCCGTTGCTGCACAAGAAGCCGGAGTGGATCAAGCCGGTCGGTGTCCCGGTCGGCGCCATCGACCTGCGAGCCAGCTGCGGCGGTTTCACGCTCGGCGGCCTGATGACCTCATTGAACGGCGAAGTGCTCCACGTCAGCGGCAACCCGATCCCCGGCCTGTTCGCGGCCGGCCGCTGCACCGCGGGCCTGGCGGCATGGGGCTATGCCAGCGGTGTTTCACTCGGTGACGGCAGTTTCTACGGCCGTCGAGCCGGTCGCGCCGTAGCCAAGGCCTGA
- a CDS encoding NADH:flavin oxidoreductase has protein sequence MSDVFSPARLGPVTLRNRVIKAATSEGRSPSGEVTDDLIAFHLAFAEGGVGMTTVAYCCVSPQGASAPGQIVMSNAALPGLSRLTDAIHGAGAAISAQLGHAGVVAPRKLTGVTAVAPSRFVNPTSMAYCRAITVEEIRAVIKQFGLAAQVAIDAGFDAVELHFGHLYLPSSFLSPLINRRKDSYGGSIDNRSRLVREIAQHVREVAGDQIAVIAKLDMDDGLPGSIWIDEALRTAQLLDSDATLDALELTQGSSVFKPMYLFRGDVPVKEFAGVMPPALRPAVRLFGKRTMGVYPYQDMYMLDAARQFVPLMRNTKLILLGGITEREHLETGLAEGFDFFAMGRALLREPDRVNSMMLQPDSRSRCNHNNKCMVTVFGRTHCVLDPVQRYGAAVPSASEQLT, from the coding sequence ATGAGCGATGTGTTCAGCCCGGCGCGCCTTGGACCGGTGACCCTGCGCAACCGAGTGATCAAGGCCGCCACCTCCGAAGGGCGCTCGCCGTCCGGTGAGGTCACCGACGACTTGATCGCGTTCCACCTGGCCTTCGCCGAGGGCGGTGTCGGCATGACGACAGTCGCCTACTGTTGTGTGTCGCCCCAGGGTGCCAGCGCGCCGGGTCAGATCGTGATGAGCAACGCGGCGCTTCCGGGTCTGAGCAGACTCACCGACGCCATACATGGAGCCGGGGCAGCGATATCGGCACAACTCGGACACGCCGGAGTGGTGGCGCCCCGAAAGCTCACCGGTGTCACGGCGGTGGCCCCCAGTCGATTCGTCAATCCGACGTCCATGGCGTATTGCCGCGCCATCACCGTCGAGGAAATCCGCGCCGTCATCAAGCAATTCGGTCTCGCCGCGCAGGTGGCAATCGATGCCGGATTCGACGCGGTCGAACTGCATTTCGGCCATTTGTATCTGCCGAGTTCCTTTCTCAGTCCACTCATCAATCGGCGAAAGGACTCCTATGGCGGCAGCATCGATAATCGTTCGCGGCTGGTCCGCGAGATTGCCCAGCACGTCCGCGAGGTAGCGGGCGATCAGATCGCAGTGATCGCCAAACTGGACATGGACGACGGTCTGCCCGGCAGCATCTGGATCGACGAGGCACTACGCACCGCACAGCTTCTCGACTCGGATGCCACCCTGGATGCGTTGGAACTGACCCAGGGCTCGTCGGTGTTCAAGCCGATGTACCTGTTCCGGGGAGATGTGCCGGTCAAGGAGTTCGCCGGGGTCATGCCGCCCGCGCTGCGTCCGGCTGTTCGGCTGTTCGGCAAGCGGACGATGGGGGTGTATCCGTACCAGGACATGTACATGCTGGATGCCGCGCGCCAATTCGTGCCGCTCATGCGCAATACCAAGCTGATCCTGCTGGGCGGCATCACCGAGCGCGAGCATCTGGAGACCGGGCTGGCCGAGGGGTTTGACTTCTTCGCGATGGGCCGGGCGCTGCTGCGCGAACCTGACCGCGTCAATTCGATGATGTTGCAACCCGATTCGCGTAGCCGGTGCAACCACAACAACAAGTGCATGGTGACGGTCTTCGGCCGGACGCACTGTGTGCTCGACCCGGTGCAGCGCTACGGTGCGGCAGTGCCGTCAGCGTCGGAGCAGCTCACCTAA
- a CDS encoding acyl-CoA dehydrogenase family protein has translation MTERVIDRVRQIAEELRGQATEGEKVGKLTDETVKLMKSAGNIRLLQPKIHGGLEVHPREFAETVMATAALDPAAGWINGVVGVHPYQLAYADPKVAAEVWADDVDTWVASPYAPQGVATPVDGGYIFTGRWQFSSGTDHCDWIFLGAMLGDAEGKPLMPPQMPPQMLHMVLPRRDYEIVEDSWNVVGLRGTGSKDVIVKDAFVPSYRTMDATKVMDGTAQREAGMTDTLYLMPWSTMFPLGISAATIGIAEGALAAALDYQRERVSASGVAIKDDPYVMYAIGEAAADINAARQELLANADRIYDMVDAGKEVSFEDRAAGRRSQVRAVWRAVSAVDEIFARCGGNAARMDKPLQRYWRDVHVGQAHAIHVPGTVYHASALSSLGVDPQGPLRAMI, from the coding sequence ATGACTGAGCGGGTAATCGACCGGGTGCGCCAGATCGCCGAGGAACTGCGCGGCCAGGCCACTGAGGGTGAGAAGGTCGGCAAGCTCACTGACGAGACCGTGAAGCTGATGAAGTCGGCGGGAAACATCCGCCTGCTTCAGCCGAAGATTCACGGCGGGCTGGAAGTTCATCCGCGCGAATTCGCAGAGACGGTCATGGCCACTGCCGCGCTCGACCCGGCCGCCGGCTGGATCAACGGCGTGGTCGGTGTGCACCCCTATCAGTTGGCGTATGCCGATCCCAAGGTCGCCGCCGAGGTGTGGGCCGATGACGTCGACACCTGGGTCGCGTCGCCCTACGCGCCACAGGGCGTCGCAACGCCGGTCGACGGCGGTTACATCTTCACCGGCAGATGGCAATTCAGCTCTGGCACCGACCACTGTGACTGGATCTTCCTCGGTGCGATGCTCGGTGACGCCGAGGGCAAACCGCTGATGCCGCCGCAGATGCCGCCGCAGATGCTGCACATGGTCCTCCCCCGCCGGGACTACGAGATCGTCGAGGATTCCTGGAACGTCGTCGGACTGCGCGGCACCGGTTCCAAGGACGTCATCGTCAAAGACGCGTTCGTGCCGTCCTACCGCACGATGGATGCGACGAAGGTCATGGACGGCACCGCGCAGCGCGAAGCCGGAATGACCGACACGCTCTACCTGATGCCGTGGTCGACCATGTTCCCGCTGGGGATCAGCGCCGCGACCATCGGGATCGCCGAGGGCGCACTGGCCGCCGCGCTGGACTACCAGCGCGAGCGGGTCAGCGCCAGCGGGGTGGCGATCAAGGACGACCCCTACGTCATGTACGCCATCGGGGAGGCGGCCGCCGACATCAACGCCGCGCGGCAGGAATTGCTCGCCAACGCCGACCGCATCTACGACATGGTCGACGCGGGCAAGGAGGTCTCATTCGAGGATCGGGCGGCGGGTCGACGGAGCCAGGTTCGCGCGGTGTGGCGCGCGGTGTCAGCGGTCGACGAGATCTTCGCCCGCTGCGGTGGCAATGCGGCACGGATGGACAAGCCGCTGCAACGGTATTGGCGTGATGTGCACGTCGGTCAGGCGCACGCGATCCACGTTCCCGGAACGGTCTACCACGCCTCCGCACTGAGCTCGCTCGGTGTGGATCCGCAGGGACCGCTCCGGGCGATGATCTGA
- a CDS encoding alpha/beta hydrolase, with the protein MTLDPQIAGLIDTLDSGFPPVHTMTGAQARAAIRARFVPNPNPEPVSHVVDRQIEVAGGSVGVRIYRPESDEPLPILVYAHGGGFVFCDLDSHDGLCRNLANSIPAVVVSVDYRLAPEHRWPTAAEDVFAATRWAASHAAELGGDPGRIAVGGDSAGGNLAAVTAVMARDRDSVAIAAQLLLYPVIAADFDTESYRRFGRGYYNPRPALQWYWDQYVPAVTDRQHPYASPLQADLTGLPPAVVVVAGHDPLRDEGNAYANALTAVGVPTTRCSYDGGIHGFMTMPMLDVAHQARREAGRALGELLRR; encoded by the coding sequence GTGACTCTCGACCCTCAGATCGCCGGCCTGATCGACACGCTCGACTCCGGGTTCCCACCCGTGCACACGATGACTGGCGCCCAAGCGCGCGCCGCCATCCGCGCCCGTTTTGTGCCGAACCCGAATCCCGAACCGGTGTCGCACGTCGTCGATCGCCAGATCGAGGTCGCGGGCGGCAGCGTGGGTGTCCGCATCTACCGGCCCGAGTCCGATGAGCCGCTGCCGATACTCGTGTATGCCCACGGTGGCGGGTTCGTATTCTGCGACCTCGACAGTCACGACGGCTTATGCCGCAACCTCGCCAATTCGATTCCGGCCGTGGTGGTCTCGGTCGACTATCGGCTGGCACCCGAGCACCGATGGCCCACCGCTGCCGAAGACGTCTTCGCCGCCACCCGGTGGGCAGCGTCGCATGCGGCCGAACTCGGCGGCGATCCCGGCCGGATCGCGGTGGGCGGGGACAGCGCGGGCGGAAACCTTGCGGCAGTCACCGCGGTGATGGCCCGAGATCGTGACTCCGTGGCCATCGCCGCGCAGTTGCTGCTCTATCCAGTGATCGCCGCCGACTTCGACACCGAGTCCTACCGGCGTTTCGGCCGCGGCTACTACAATCCGCGCCCGGCGCTGCAATGGTATTGGGATCAGTACGTGCCTGCGGTCACCGACCGTCAGCATCCGTACGCCTCGCCACTTCAGGCGGATCTGACCGGGCTGCCGCCCGCCGTCGTGGTGGTGGCCGGGCACGACCCGCTGCGCGACGAAGGCAACGCCTACGCGAATGCCTTGACCGCCGTGGGCGTTCCGACCACCCGATGCTCCTATGACGGCGGCATCCACGGTTTCATGACGATGCCGATGCTCGACGTCGCCCACCAGGCCCGTCGGGAGGCCGGCCGCGCGTTAGGTGAGCTGCTCCGACGCTGA
- a CDS encoding Dabb family protein: protein MAEVFIIDRVVTAPGCAQTFIDSYLSGYAPGATDRGMELRDVLVSPPILFDDRPNVVTITWSLPSPQAWWQMTWRARPDPTVARWWEGVAELVVERSRSVATRSQDIDGAETSAPMPAPRDGSPTVGVTRLVDVVEPERPRVLSALRKAAEAGGPLRAVVEPTESGSRNGGDILVHLRFADLNAWARSNFDNALRDPAITNVNGVTYRGTPRHRGAGTVYRALLLRVPPEVPAEQVSAFEQELAMMPTYVSTIRAWQLSRVDEAIGTTSWTHVFEQEFTDVDGLMGPYLMHPVHWAVVDRWFDPETTDMIVRDRVCHSFCRTDGPVLS from the coding sequence ATGGCCGAGGTGTTCATCATCGACCGCGTGGTCACCGCCCCGGGTTGCGCACAGACTTTCATCGACTCCTACCTGTCCGGCTACGCCCCCGGCGCCACGGACCGCGGCATGGAGTTGCGCGATGTACTCGTGAGTCCACCGATCCTCTTCGACGACCGACCCAACGTCGTCACGATCACCTGGTCATTGCCCAGCCCCCAAGCGTGGTGGCAGATGACCTGGCGGGCTCGGCCCGATCCTACGGTCGCTCGCTGGTGGGAGGGTGTCGCAGAGCTCGTGGTCGAGCGCAGCCGCAGCGTGGCGACGCGAAGCCAGGATATCGATGGCGCCGAGACCTCGGCGCCGATGCCCGCCCCGCGTGATGGAAGCCCGACGGTGGGGGTCACTCGGTTGGTGGATGTGGTCGAACCGGAGCGCCCACGGGTTCTGAGTGCCTTGCGGAAGGCAGCCGAAGCCGGCGGGCCACTGCGGGCCGTGGTCGAACCAACTGAGTCGGGGTCACGCAACGGCGGCGACATCCTGGTGCATCTTCGGTTCGCGGACCTGAATGCCTGGGCCCGAAGCAATTTCGATAATGCCCTCCGCGATCCGGCAATCACCAACGTCAACGGTGTGACATATCGGGGAACTCCCCGGCATCGCGGCGCCGGCACGGTGTACCGAGCGTTGTTGCTCCGTGTGCCACCCGAGGTTCCGGCGGAGCAGGTCAGCGCATTCGAGCAAGAACTGGCGATGATGCCCACATATGTGTCGACGATCCGGGCATGGCAACTGAGCCGAGTCGACGAGGCGATCGGGACCACCAGCTGGACTCACGTCTTCGAGCAGGAGTTCACCGATGTGGACGGGTTGATGGGGCCCTATCTGATGCACCCCGTCCACTGGGCCGTGGTGGATCGCTGGTTCGATCCGGAGACGACCGACATGATCGTCCGAGACCGCGTGTGTCACAGCTTCTGCCGAACCGACGGCCCCGTACTGAGCTAA
- the bphC gene encoding biphenyl-2,3-diol 1,2-dioxygenase has translation MRLIKGLGYVAVAASDIERWRHFAFGVLGFAQGKGSDASALYLRMDERAARIIVVPGDVDKIVTVGWEVRDHADLERVKTSLDSAGVPFKQLSLQEADSRRVEEAITFEDPAGTSLEVFHGAVLDHSPVVTPFGARFVTGNQGLGHVVLPALDVDGAFAFYTDVLGFTSRGAFRVPAPPEFGPIRVRFMGVNQRHHSLAICPAQTVRDPGLIHLMVEVDSLDTVGQALDRVNAEGFALSSTLGRHTNDKMVSFYVRAPGDWDIEFGTEGMRVDEMYYTAEEITADSYWGHQWVSDLPAAMRP, from the coding sequence ATGCGTCTGATCAAAGGGCTGGGCTACGTCGCCGTGGCCGCCTCCGATATCGAACGCTGGCGGCATTTCGCGTTCGGCGTTCTCGGTTTTGCCCAGGGCAAGGGTTCTGATGCCTCGGCGCTGTACCTGCGGATGGACGAGCGGGCCGCGCGCATCATCGTCGTCCCCGGTGATGTCGACAAGATCGTCACGGTCGGATGGGAGGTGCGCGACCACGCCGACCTGGAGCGGGTCAAAACCTCGCTCGATTCCGCCGGGGTCCCGTTCAAGCAACTGTCCCTGCAGGAAGCCGACAGCAGGCGCGTCGAGGAAGCGATCACCTTCGAAGATCCCGCCGGAACCTCGCTCGAGGTCTTCCACGGTGCGGTCCTCGACCACTCCCCCGTCGTGACCCCGTTCGGCGCCCGATTCGTCACCGGCAATCAGGGACTGGGCCACGTCGTGCTGCCGGCCCTCGACGTCGACGGAGCGTTCGCGTTCTACACCGACGTCCTGGGGTTCACGTCCCGCGGCGCGTTCCGGGTCCCTGCGCCGCCCGAGTTCGGGCCGATCCGGGTGCGTTTCATGGGTGTCAACCAACGACACCACAGTTTGGCGATATGTCCCGCGCAAACGGTTCGCGATCCCGGGCTCATCCACCTGATGGTCGAGGTCGACTCGCTTGACACGGTGGGCCAGGCGCTGGATCGGGTGAATGCCGAGGGCTTTGCACTATCGTCGACCCTGGGTCGGCACACCAACGACAAGATGGTGTCGTTCTACGTGCGCGCGCCCGGCGATTGGGACATCGAATTCGGCACCGAAGGGATGCGAGTCGACGAAATGTACTACACCGCAGAGGAAATCACCGCTGACAGCTACTGGGGGCATCAGTGGGTGTCCGATCTTCCGGCGGCCATGCGTCCATGA
- a CDS encoding ferredoxin--NADP reductase, protein MSNVDNGSEVVTPGRGVVVTVADVIPEGSDAMSLVFAIPDDHHDRFVYRPGQFLTLRVPSRQTGSVARCYSLASSPHTDSAPKVTVKRTADGYASNWLCDNISPGDSIEVLPPSGAFTPADLDEDFLLWAAGSGITPVISILKSVLAAGTGRVVLCYANRDERSVIFADELRQLAARYAGRLTVLHWLESVQGLPTRTQMSGFAHTVLAGSATVQSFICGPAPFMAMIKDALAEAGMAREQVHLEIFQSLTGDPFTDDIAATQVGPGDGDAVSVLLDLHGESHRLRWPRRATLVDTMIAAGVDVPYSCKEGRCGSCAATVVRGEVDMATCDILEPEDLADGVILACQARPVSDDLHIEF, encoded by the coding sequence ATGTCCAACGTCGACAACGGCAGTGAAGTGGTCACCCCGGGACGGGGTGTAGTGGTGACGGTAGCCGATGTCATACCGGAGGGCTCCGACGCGATGTCACTGGTATTCGCAATTCCCGACGACCACCATGACCGGTTCGTCTATCGGCCCGGACAGTTCCTGACGCTTCGGGTACCCAGCCGACAGACCGGCTCGGTGGCGCGATGCTATTCGCTGGCGAGCTCGCCGCACACCGATTCCGCACCCAAGGTCACAGTGAAACGGACCGCCGACGGGTACGCATCGAACTGGCTGTGCGACAACATATCTCCAGGGGACTCCATCGAGGTGCTACCACCTTCGGGGGCATTCACTCCGGCCGACCTCGATGAAGACTTCCTGCTGTGGGCGGCTGGCAGCGGTATCACGCCCGTGATTTCGATTCTGAAATCCGTGCTGGCAGCTGGTACTGGCCGAGTTGTGCTGTGCTATGCCAACCGCGATGAGCGCTCGGTTATTTTCGCCGACGAGTTGCGCCAACTGGCCGCCCGATACGCCGGGAGGTTGACGGTGCTGCACTGGCTGGAATCCGTGCAAGGTCTCCCCACCCGCACGCAGATGAGTGGGTTCGCCCACACGGTTCTGGCGGGTTCTGCGACGGTGCAGTCGTTCATCTGCGGGCCTGCGCCGTTCATGGCGATGATCAAAGACGCTCTCGCCGAGGCGGGCATGGCACGCGAACAGGTCCATCTCGAAATCTTTCAATCCCTCACGGGTGACCCGTTCACCGACGATATCGCGGCGACACAAGTCGGTCCCGGCGATGGCGACGCCGTCAGCGTGCTCCTGGACCTGCACGGCGAGAGCCACCGATTGCGGTGGCCGCGACGAGCGACGTTGGTGGACACCATGATCGCCGCCGGCGTCGACGTGCCCTACTCATGCAAGGAGGGCCGTTGCGGGTCGTGCGCGGCAACCGTGGTGCGCGGCGAGGTGGACATGGCCACCTGCGACATTCTCGAGCCCGAGGATCTGGCCGACGGCGTGATCCTGGCCTGCCAAGCCCGACCGGTCTCCGATGACCTGCACATCGAGTTCTGA
- a CDS encoding SDR family NAD(P)-dependent oxidoreductase: MSQILAGKTALVTGSSRGIGRAIAQRLAAEGATVAVTARAYTPSPSLRSGHAEALPGTIEETLALIEEAGGKAFGLAADLEDSAARDRLVDAVVDRAGRIDIVVNNAGFADYSVVEDMSLETFDRTVEHYLRTPFVLTKAAVPHMRRQGAGWIVNIGSVTGVAPVRPYRDYNKTAGDVIYASCKAALHRFTQGVAAELLDANIAVNCVGPSTAVRTPGAASLIPDSFPTEPVEYLAETVLAMCHLPAEQRTGLVAFSLHYPWSQHLPVHSLDGVTALPPLEPPATANPNIVSAGI; this comes from the coding sequence ATGAGTCAGATCCTTGCCGGCAAGACGGCGTTGGTGACCGGAAGCAGTCGAGGGATCGGGCGGGCGATCGCCCAGCGCCTTGCCGCTGAAGGCGCGACCGTCGCGGTCACCGCCCGGGCCTACACGCCGTCGCCCTCGCTGCGGTCCGGGCACGCCGAGGCTCTACCCGGCACCATCGAGGAGACACTCGCACTCATCGAAGAGGCGGGCGGGAAAGCTTTCGGTCTCGCCGCCGACCTGGAGGATTCCGCAGCGCGTGACCGGCTGGTGGATGCGGTGGTGGACCGCGCCGGCCGTATCGACATCGTGGTCAACAATGCGGGGTTCGCCGACTATTCAGTGGTCGAAGACATGTCCCTGGAGACGTTCGATCGGACCGTCGAGCATTACCTGAGAACACCGTTCGTGTTGACGAAAGCCGCAGTGCCCCATATGCGTCGGCAGGGGGCAGGGTGGATCGTAAACATCGGCTCAGTTACCGGAGTGGCACCGGTTCGGCCGTACCGCGACTACAACAAGACCGCGGGCGACGTGATCTACGCGTCCTGCAAGGCGGCGCTACACCGGTTCACCCAGGGCGTCGCGGCCGAATTGCTCGACGCCAATATCGCGGTGAACTGCGTTGGCCCGTCCACGGCGGTGCGCACTCCCGGTGCGGCGTCGCTGATTCCGGACAGTTTCCCCACCGAGCCGGTCGAATACCTTGCCGAGACCGTCTTGGCGATGTGCCACCTACCTGCCGAGCAGCGCACGGGTCTGGTGGCCTTCAGCTTGCATTACCCGTGGTCGCAACATCTTCCGGTGCATTCGCTGGACGGGGTCACCGCGTTGCCGCCGCTGGAACCACCGGCGACGGCGAACCCGAATATCGTGTCCGCCGGGATCTGA